A genomic window from Salvia miltiorrhiza cultivar Shanhuang (shh) chromosome 5, IMPLAD_Smil_shh, whole genome shotgun sequence includes:
- the LOC131025318 gene encoding tryptophan aminotransferase-related protein 1-like: MGSVEGAVVMESNMNAAVAAAAAASAAADVEERNNDESMITNLHLHSIPTLNLDQGDPTVYEAYWKSVGENVKISISASQSLSYFANPNSFCWFLVPKLEQEIKILHSLVGNAVVDGRHIVVGNGSSQLIQAALYALADPLDPPTPITVVSAVPFYSCYPQITDYVRSGLYKWGGDANAYDKDEAYIELVTSPNNPDGEIRGPVVKRANGMLLHDLAYYWPQYTAITAPADHDVMLFTLSKCTGHAGSRIGWAVVKDAEVAKKMVKFIEINTIGVSKEAQLRAASILEMISANGCSGGFFEFGQSVMAERWKKLREALRGSEVLEVPHFPLKYCNYNRDFIGSNPAYAWVKAKPGVQLEKAMNEERIRVRGGTSFGCPSNYVRLSMLGKHEDFDLFLKRLPSIIQLLAV, from the exons ATGGGGAGTGTAGAAGGCGCAGTTGTGATGGAAAGCAACATGAATGCAGCTGTTGCTGCTGCAGCTGCTGCTTCTGCTGCTGCAGATGTTGAAGAAAGAAACAATGATGAGTCCATGATCACAAACCTTCACCTTCACTCCATTCCCACTCTCAATCTTGATCA GGGTGATCCCACAGTGTACGAGGCCTACTGGAAATCAGTAGGCGAAAACGTGAAGATTAGCATCTCTGCATCACAATCCCTCAGCTACTTCGCCAACCCCAACAGCTTCTGCTGGTTCCTCGTGCCCAAGCTCGAGCAAGAGATCAAGATTCTCCACAGCTTGGTGGGGAACGCCGTTGTCGACGGCCGCCACATCGTCGTGGGGAACGGGTCGAGCCAGCTCATCCAGGCCGCGCTCTACGCCCTCGCCGACCCCCTCGACCCTCCCACCCCCATCACCGTCGTGTCCGCCGTCCCCTTCTACTCC TGCTATCCACAGATAACGGACTATGTTAGGTCTGGGCTGTATAAATGGGGAGGTGATGCAAATGCTTATGACAAAGATGAGGCTTACATAGAGTTGGTTACTTCCCCAAACAATCCTGATGGGGAGATTAGGGGCCCTGTGGTGAAGAGGGCTAATGGGATGCTTCTTCATGACCTCGCCTACTACTGGCCTCAGTACACGGCCATCACGGCGCCTGCGGACCACGACGTCATGCTCTTCACGCTCTCCAAGTGCACCGGCCACGCAGGGTCAAGAATCGG ATGGGCGGTGGTGAAGGACGCGGAGGTGGCCAAGAAGATGGTCAAGTTCATCGAGATCAACACGATCGGGGTGTCGAAGGAGGCTCAGCTCAGAGCAGCCAGCATCTTGGAGATGATCTCGGCCAACGGCTGCTCCGGTGGATTCTTCGAGTTCGGGCAGTCCGTCATGGCTGAGAGGTGGAAGAAGCTGAGAGAAGCTCTCAGGGGAAGTGAAGTCTTGGAGGTCCCTCACTTCCCCCTCAAGTACTGCAACTATAACAGAGACTTCATCGGGTCGAACCCAG CGTACGCGTGGGTGAAGGCGAAGCCGGGGGTGCAGCTGGAGAAAGCGATGAACGAAGAGAGGATTCGGGTACGAGGAGGGACGAGTTTCGGGTGCCCTAGCAACTATGTTAGGCTAAGTATGCTGGGCAAACATGAAGACTTTGATCTGTTTCTGAAGAGGCTTCCATCGATCATTCAACTTCTAGCTGTTTGA
- the LOC131025312 gene encoding peroxidase 5-like: MMASRIGILTLAFLSYAMLASGFFLHIPGHHRPGHGVRHHHARDHRVFDAPEHRFRHHARDHRVFDAPEHRDFMHPPEDDRVFEVQEQQRGHRGHGKEDGSVDSLQPRANEAEPENEPVFPVQDPNSKPVQEHEPKPVQEPDNEPVHELNNKPVQEHEPKPMQEPENKPVQGPGKGGLREMFYEQSCPEAEKIVNMTIHKHFLKDPTYAAGFVRLFFHDCYVTGCDGSILLDTTPTGEEVEKKARHNGPLVRGFQVVDDIKAELEKACPGVVSCADILAFATRDSLVYTGVPAYAVAGGRRDGLASLAANVEGNLPLPDATAEDNIRLFERKGMTLEELVLLVGAHSIGSAHCSVVAGRFHDRAKERDIDRGYWLKMQTMTVCQSEDQDVPFDPYSHHKMDSRFYKELLTDKSLIESDHNLARDPRANNVMKRLVDDQAGWLAKFTNAMKKLGETEVLVGDEGEIRKQCRAVN; the protein is encoded by the exons atgatggcatcCAGAATAGGAATCCTCACACTAGCATTCCTTTCCTATGCAATGCTGGCATCCGGATTCTTCCTTCATATCCCCGGGCATCACAGGCCGGGCCACGGCGTTAGGCATCATCACGCACGTGATCACCGAGTTTTTGATGCTCCGGAGCATCGCTTCAGGCATCATGCACGTGATCACCGAGTCTTTGATGCTCCGGAGCATCGCGATTTTATGCACCCTCCCGAAGACGATCGAGTTTTCGAAGTTCAGGAGCAGCAGAGGGGCCATAGGGGCCACGGTAAAGAAGACGGCTCCGTTGATTCGTTACAGCCTCGTGCCAACGAGGCCGAACCCGAAAACGAGCCCGTTTTCCCGGTGCAGGATCCCAACTCCAAACCCGTGCAAGAACACGAACCCAAGCCCGTGCAAGAACCCGACAACGAGCCCGTGCACGAACTCAACAACAAGCCCGTGCAAGAACACGAACCCAAGCCCATGCAAGAGCCCGAGAACAAGCCCGTGCAAGGGCCCGGGAAAGGCGGGCTGCGAGAAATGTTTTACGAGCAGAGCTGTCCCGAGGCTGAGAAGATTGTGAATATGACCATTCACAAACATTTTCTCAAGGATCCAACTTATGCTGCTGGCTTTGTTCGCCTCTTTTTCCATGACTGTTATGTCACG GGGTGCGACGGTTCAATCCTGCTGGACACGACGCCGACGGGGGAGGAGGTGGAGAAGAAGGCACGGCACAACGGGCCGCTGGTGCGGGGCTTCCAGGTCGTCGACGACATAAAGGCCGAGCTCGAGAAGGCGTGCCCCGGGGTGGTGTCGTGCGCGGACATACTCGCGTTCGCCACCCGCGACTCCCTCGTCTACACGGGGGTGCCCGCGTACGCGGTCGCGGGCGGGCGCCGGGACGGGCTGGCCTCCCTCGCCGCGAACGTCGAGGGCAACCTCCCGCTCCCGGACGCCACGGCGGAGGACAACATCCGCCTCTTCGAGAGAAAGGGGATGACGCTGGAGGAGCTGGTGCTCCTCGTGGGCGCGCACTCCATCGGCAGCGCCCACTGCAGCGTCGTGGCGGGGAGGTTCCACGACAGGGCGAAGGAGAGGGACATCGACAGAGGGTACTGGCTCAAGATGCAGACCATGACGGTCTGCCAGAGCGAGGACCAGGACGTGCCGTTCGACCCCTACTCGCACCACAAGATGGACTCGCGCTTCTACAAGGAGCTGCTCACGGACAAGTCGCTGATCGAGTCGGACCACAACCTGGCGAGGGATCCGCGGGCCAACAACGTGATGAAGAGGCTCGTCGACGACCAGGCCGGGTGGCTCGCCAAGTTCACCAACGCGATGAAGAAGCTCGGGGAGACGGAGGTGCTCGTGGGAGATGAAGGAGAGATCAGGAAGCAGTGCAGAGCTGTAAACTAG
- the LOC131025314 gene encoding AP-1 complex subunit mu-2 — MAGAASALFLLDIKGRVLVWRDYRGDVSASQAERFFAKLMEKEGDPETQDPVVYDNGVTYMFIQHNNVYLMTASRQNCNAASLLLFLHRVVDVFKHYFEELEEESLRDNFVVVYELLDEIMDFGYPQYTEAKILSEFIKTDAYRMEVAQRPPMAVTNAVSWRSEGIRYKKNEVFLDVVESVNILVNSNGQIIRSDVVGALKMRTYLSGMPECKLGLNDRVLLEAQGRATKGKAIDLDDIKFHQCVRLARFENDRTISFIPPDGSFDLMTYRLSTQVKPLIWVEAQVERHSRSRIEFMVKARSQFKERSTATNVEIELPVPPDATNPNVRTSMGSAAYAPENDSLIWKIKSFPGGKEYMLRAEFRLPSIASEEAAPERKAPIRVKFEIPYFTVSGIQVRYLKIIEKSGYQALPWVRYITMAGEYELRLI, encoded by the exons ATGGCGGGAGCAGCATCGGCGCTGTTCCTACTGGACATTAAGGGTAGGGTTCTGGTGTGGCGGGACTACCGCGGAGACGTCTCCGCCTCTCAGGCCGAACGCTTCTTCGCTAAGCTAATGGAGAAAGAG GGTGATCCAGAGACTCAGGATCCTGTTGTTTACGATAATGGTGTGACATACATGTTTATACAACACAACAATGTATATCTCATGACTGCATCTCGGCAGAACTGCAATGCTGCTAGCCTTCTTTTATTCCTACACCGAGTAGTTGAT GTCTTCAAGCACTACTTTGAAGAATTAGAAGAGGAATCTCTTAGAGATAATTTTGTTGTAGTG TATGAGCTACTGGACGAAATTATGGACTTTGGCTACCCGCAATATACTGAAGCCAAGATTCTCAGTGAGTTCATAAAGACTGATGCTTACAGGATGGAAGTGGCACAGAGGCCTCCGATGGCTGTCACAAATGCAGTGTCATGGCGCAGCGAAGGGATACGCTACAAAAAGAATGAA GTCTTTCTTGATGTTGTGGAGAGTGTCAATATACTAGTCAATAGTAATGGCCAAATAATTAGGTCAGATGTCGTCGGGGCACTAAAGATGCGAACGTATTTGAG TGGTATGCCCGAGTGTAAGCTTGGACTAAATGACAGAGTTTTGCTTGAGGCACAAGGGCGAGCTACTAAGGGAAAAGCCATTGATCTCGATGACATCAAATTTCATCA GTGTGTGCGCTTGGCCCGGTTCGAGAACGACAGAACCATATCCTTCATACCTCCTGATGGATCGTTTGATCTTATGACTTACAGGCTCAGCACTCAG GTAAAGCCTCTAATATGGGTTGAAGCTCAGGTAGAAAGGCACTCTAGGAGCCGTATAGAATTTATGGTAAAAGCCAGGAGCCAGTTCAAGGAGCGTAG CACTGCAACTAATGTTGAAATTGAGTTACCCGTGCCTCCTGATGCTACCAATCCAAATGTTCGTACATCAATGGGATCTGCTGCTTATGCTCCAGAAAATGATTCACtaatttggaaaataaaatctTTTCCAGGTGGCAAG GAATATATGTTGAGAGCAGAGTTTAGGCTTCCCAGTATCGCATCAGAGGAAGCAGCTCCAGAAAGAAAGGCTCCTATAAGGGTGAAATTTGAAATACCATATTTCACTGTTTCAGGAATACAG GTCCGTTACTTGAAAATCATCGAAAAGAGTGGCTACCAGGCTCTCCCATGGGTGAGGTATATAACAATGGCTGGTGAATACGAGCTTAGACTTATTTGA
- the LOC131025313 gene encoding uncharacterized protein LOC131025313, whose amino-acid sequence MREGERMFRWWTSALQLLELCVSSLVHLLFGFYIFSTAVAGDLSQTINDLFFKPNLASGLQSDEVEKQKSTTSSDDLPPIVLVHGIFGFGKGKLGGLSYFAGAEKKDERVLVPDLGSLTSIYDRARELFYYLKGGQVDYGEEHSKACGHTQFGRVYEKGHYPEWDEDHPIHFVGHSAGGQVVRVLQQMLADKAFKGYENTSPNWVLSITSLSGAFNGTTRAYLDGIQPEDGKSLKPVCLLQLCRIGVILYDWFDIPWLKNYYNFGFDHFNMSWRQIGIWGLVNCLMGKTGPFATGDWILPDLTIQGSIRLNSHIQTFPDTYYFSYATKQTRKVMGVTVPFGLLGIHPLLFIRVLQMSVWRHPADVPPPYKGYRDEEWWDNDGALNTISMTHPRLPVEHPNHLVVKDSECQPLQPGIWYYKIVEGDHILFIVNRERAGVQFDLIYDSIFERCRKHAFRKKPTMPNQLTQ is encoded by the exons atgagagagggagagaggatgTTTAGGTGGTGGACATCAGCCCTCCAACTGTTGGAGCTGTGTGTGAGCTCCTTGGTGCATTTGCTGTTTGGATTCTACATTTTTAGCACGGCTGTGGCTGGCGATCTCTCGCAAACGATAAATGATTTGTTTTTCAAGCCTAATTTGGCTAGTGGCTTGCAAAGCGATGAGGTTGAGAAGCAGAAATCCACCACTTCTTCCGATGATTTGCCTCCAATTGTGCTAGTTCATGGCATCTTTGGCTTTGGGAAAGGG AAATTAGGAGGCTTGTCTTATTTTGCTGGAGCTGAGAAGAAAGATGAGAGGGTTCTTGTCCCTGATTTAGGCTCATTAACTAGCATATATGACAG GGCTAGAGAATTGTTCTATTACCTAAAAGGAGGGCAAGTTGATTATGGTGAAGAACATAGCAAGGCTTGTGGGCACACTCAGTTTGGTAGAGTATATGAGAAAG GGCATTACCCTGAATGGGATGAGGATCACCCCATCCACTTTGTGGGGCATTCGGCCGGGGGCCAAGTTGTTCGAGTCTTGCAGCAAATGCTTGCTGATAAG GCATTCAAGGGATATGAGAACACTTCGCCAAACTGGGTGCTGAGCATAACGTCGTTGTCTGGTGCGTTCAATGGCACAACGAGAGCCTATTTGGATGGAATTCA GCCAGAAGACGGGAAATCATTGAAGCCCGTCTGCCTGCTGCAGCTGTGCCGGATAGGGGTGATTCTCTACGACTGGTTTGACATCCCGTGGCTGAAGAACTACTACAACTTCGGGTTTGATCATTTCAACATGTCGTGGAGGCAGATAGGAATTTGGGGTCTTGTTAACTGCCTCATGGGGAAGACCGGCCCGTTTGCAACGGGAGACTGGATTCTGCCTGACCTCACGATCCAAGGGTCGATCAGATTGAACAGCCACATACAGACGTTCCCTGACACGTACTACTTCAGCTACGCCACCAAGCAGACCAGGAAAGTCATGGGTGTCACAGTCCCCTTTGGCCTTCTTGGAATACACCCTCTGCTGTTTATCCGAGTCTTGCAGATGAGCGTGTGGCGACACCCTGCTGACGTCCCTCCCCCTTACAAAGGCTACCG AGATGAAGAGTGGTGGGACAACGATGGGGCGCTCAACACCATTTCCATGACACACCCCCGCCTCCCAGTCGAGCATCCCAATCACCTCGTGGTGAAGGATTCAGAATGCCAGCCTCTACAACCGGGCATATG GTACTACAAGATTGTGGAAGGCGATCACATCCTCTTCATTGTGAACAGGGAGAGAGCAGGGGTGCAGTTTGATCTGATATACGACAGCATCTTCGAGCGATGCAGGAAGCACGCGTTCAGAAAGAAGCCAACGATGCCGAACCAGCTAACTCAATAG